One stretch of Nitrospinota bacterium DNA includes these proteins:
- the tig gene encoding trigger factor produces MTTALSELKIEIADVQPCVKKLKVEIPASRVAEEAEKKWRDVARTAKVQGFRPGKAPRPVLEKMYGVQVLGEVGEKLIHQSYEDAVTEHKLEVFGSPSFEEVKVEKGKPLTYSAVIEIFPQVDVPSCGGWTFDREIRKVEDKEIEAVFNQLRDTHAELVPVEGRGVKDGDFAFMDYAAVVDGKEEPKLSGKGQQMIVNTAEETLFVEFHRNVTGMKAGEEKEFAMSVSKQYPDPALADKRAAFKVKVTAVKEKKLPELNDEFVAAHTPHTGAEEMRKELRARAEEREKQRADDGLRRNIMKKFRESASFPLPPKMLAQYGEMYANRLIQQTREWGLDLTAQPDFDREKFKQSSLEKGEDWARDEVIIENIAKAAGLQPDEAALERLQGEYAEYLKSDDRDTRYNAAVFTIKEALRESVFKFIYGKITINDKIVEGVAKENE; encoded by the coding sequence GTGACTACCGCGTTAAGCGAACTGAAGATTGAAATAGCCGATGTTCAGCCGTGTGTTAAGAAGTTGAAAGTCGAAATTCCGGCAAGCCGCGTGGCCGAAGAGGCCGAGAAGAAATGGCGCGATGTGGCCCGAACCGCCAAAGTGCAGGGGTTCCGCCCCGGCAAAGCGCCGCGCCCCGTGCTGGAGAAAATGTATGGTGTTCAGGTGCTGGGCGAAGTGGGCGAAAAGCTGATTCACCAGAGCTATGAGGACGCGGTGACGGAGCACAAGCTGGAAGTGTTCGGCAGTCCGAGCTTCGAGGAAGTAAAGGTCGAGAAGGGGAAACCGCTGACCTATTCCGCCGTGATTGAGATATTCCCGCAGGTCGACGTGCCGTCCTGCGGCGGCTGGACGTTCGACCGCGAGATCCGCAAGGTGGAAGACAAGGAGATCGAAGCGGTTTTTAACCAGCTGCGCGACACGCACGCCGAACTGGTTCCGGTTGAAGGCCGCGGCGTCAAGGATGGCGATTTCGCGTTCATGGATTACGCCGCGGTGGTCGACGGCAAGGAAGAGCCCAAGCTCTCCGGCAAGGGACAACAGATGATAGTCAACACGGCGGAGGAGACCCTCTTCGTGGAATTTCACCGCAATGTGACCGGGATGAAGGCGGGCGAAGAGAAGGAATTTGCCATGTCCGTCTCGAAGCAGTATCCCGACCCGGCGCTGGCCGACAAACGGGCCGCCTTCAAGGTGAAGGTGACCGCCGTGAAGGAAAAAAAGCTGCCGGAACTGAACGACGAGTTCGTCGCCGCCCACACCCCGCACACCGGGGCGGAGGAGATGCGCAAGGAACTGCGCGCGCGCGCCGAAGAGCGCGAAAAACAGCGCGCCGACGACGGTTTGCGCCGTAACATCATGAAGAAGTTCCGCGAAAGCGCCAGCTTTCCGCTGCCTCCCAAAATGCTGGCGCAGTACGGCGAGATGTACGCCAACCGGCTCATCCAGCAGACCCGCGAATGGGGGCTCGACCTTACGGCGCAGCCCGATTTCGACCGCGAAAAGTTCAAGCAGAGTTCCCTGGAGAAGGGCGAGGATTGGGCGCGCGATGAGGTTATCATCGAAAACATCGCCAAAGCCGCCGGCTTGCAGCCGGACGAAGCGGCGTTGGAGCGGTTGCAGGGCGAATACGCCGAGTATCTCAAATCGGACGACCGTGACACCCGTTACAACGCCGCGGTCTTCACCATCAAGGAGGCGCTGCGGGAAAGCGTGTTTAAGTTCATTTATGGAAAGATTACAATAAACGACAAGATCGTCGAAGGTGTAGCGAAGGAGAACGAATAA
- the cobO gene encoding cob(I)yrinic acid a,c-diamide adenosyltransferase, translating into MNESGERGLTVIFTGNGKGKTSAGMGVVFRALGHGYRCMVIQFIKANRETGELKMAERLAPQLEFVQTGKGFTWLKEHAAEEHRLAAQEGLALAKTALEKGECKVLLLDEILYALGKNLVSFDDIKGLIAAKPPAMHLILTGRGATPELIALADMVSDIESVKHPYQAGIPAQKGLDF; encoded by the coding sequence ATGAATGAAAGCGGCGAACGGGGACTTACGGTTATCTTCACCGGAAACGGCAAGGGGAAAACTTCCGCGGGGATGGGGGTGGTGTTCCGCGCACTGGGGCACGGCTACCGCTGCATGGTCATCCAGTTCATAAAAGCAAACCGCGAGACCGGCGAACTGAAGATGGCGGAGCGGCTGGCTCCGCAGTTGGAATTCGTGCAGACCGGCAAGGGGTTCACCTGGCTTAAGGAACACGCCGCTGAGGAACACCGGCTGGCCGCGCAAGAGGGGCTGGCGCTGGCAAAAACCGCGCTGGAAAAAGGGGAATGCAAAGTCCTGCTGCTGGACGAGATTCTTTACGCGCTTGGAAAAAACCTCGTTTCATTTGACGATATCAAGGGGCTTATCGCCGCCAAACCGCCCGCCATGCACCTCATCCTCACGGGGCGTGGCGCGACGCCGGAGCTGATTGCGCTGGCCGACATGGTGAGCGATATTGAATCCGTCAAGCACCCCTATCAGGCGGGCATCCCCGCCCAAAAGGGACTCGACTTCTGA
- a CDS encoding cobyric acid synthase gives MAMAEKPARCIAVFGTGSDVGKSIVAAALCRIFSNSGIRVAPYKAQNMSNNSCVTAEGGEIGRAQAVQAECARLEPSVHMNPLLLKPSGNHVSQVVLRGKAVGNATSADFRHFRARYFDETKASLDHLRAAYEMVVMEGAGSCAEVNLRGWDIANFRTALAGDAAVILVADIERGGVFAQVIGTLALLEEGERALVKGIIINRFRGDAALFEDGREFIEKKTGLPVLGVVPFDRELDIDAEDSLSLDAAVAHRLRPVEGKINIASVRLPHVSNFTDAAPLLRHPSVNLAWLHRPAPLDGVDLLILPGSKNVRADLRWLAGSGWRDVILDYAERGGRIVGICGGYQMLGMGVDDPHGVEEEAGSTPGLGLLDVRTVMAREKRLARVRAKWLATGDALAGYEIHMGVTELGSGLQPLISIEDEGTTHTDGASSADGKIMGTYLHGLFDEPVFLDNFIKGFGKAGGGGEMPSAAAHKEMQYDRLAAHFSRYLNLKLLFDIAGFGGREWRNE, from the coding sequence ATGGCAATGGCTGAAAAACCGGCGCGGTGTATCGCGGTGTTCGGCACCGGCTCCGATGTGGGCAAGAGCATCGTCGCCGCCGCGCTTTGCCGCATCTTCAGTAACAGCGGCATCCGCGTGGCCCCGTACAAGGCGCAGAATATGTCCAACAACTCGTGCGTCACCGCCGAAGGGGGCGAGATAGGCCGCGCGCAGGCGGTGCAGGCGGAGTGCGCCCGGCTGGAACCGAGCGTTCATATGAATCCACTGCTGTTGAAGCCATCGGGTAACCATGTATCGCAGGTGGTGCTGCGCGGCAAAGCGGTGGGCAACGCAACGTCCGCCGATTTCCGCCATTTCCGCGCGCGCTATTTTGACGAGACGAAGGCAAGCCTGGACCATCTGCGCGCCGCATACGAAATGGTGGTGATGGAAGGGGCCGGGTCGTGCGCGGAGGTGAATCTGCGCGGATGGGATATCGCCAACTTCCGCACCGCGCTGGCGGGCGATGCCGCCGTCATACTGGTGGCGGACATCGAACGGGGCGGCGTTTTCGCGCAGGTTATCGGCACACTGGCGTTGCTGGAGGAAGGGGAACGCGCGTTGGTGAAGGGAATCATCATCAACCGTTTCCGGGGGGACGCCGCGCTTTTCGAGGATGGCCGGGAATTCATCGAGAAAAAAACCGGGCTGCCGGTGCTGGGCGTGGTGCCGTTTGACCGCGAGCTTGATATCGACGCGGAGGACAGCCTTTCGCTGGACGCGGCGGTGGCACACCGGCTTCGTCCCGTGGAGGGTAAAATCAACATCGCATCCGTCCGGCTGCCGCACGTCTCCAATTTCACCGATGCCGCGCCATTGCTGCGTCACCCTTCGGTAAACCTCGCGTGGTTGCATCGCCCCGCGCCGCTGGATGGGGTCGATCTGCTGATTCTTCCCGGCAGCAAAAACGTGCGGGCCGATCTGCGCTGGCTGGCCGGCTCCGGTTGGCGCGATGTGATTCTTGATTACGCGGAACGGGGCGGGCGCATAGTGGGAATCTGCGGCGGCTATCAGATGCTCGGCATGGGTGTGGACGACCCGCATGGCGTGGAGGAAGAGGCGGGGAGTACGCCGGGCCTGGGACTGCTTGACGTGCGCACCGTGATGGCGCGCGAAAAACGGCTGGCGCGGGTGCGCGCAAAATGGCTTGCCACCGGCGACGCGCTTGCCGGGTATGAGATACACATGGGGGTGACGGAATTGGGAAGCGGCCTCCAGCCGCTGATTAGCATTGAAGATGAGGGGACGACGCACACTGACGGCGCATCGTCGGCGGATGGAAAGATCATGGGAACCTATCTGCACGGCCTGTTCGACGAGCCGGTCTTCCTCGATAATTTTATAAAAGGGTTTGGCAAGGCGGGCGGGGGAGGGGAAATGCCCTCGGCGGCGGCGCATAAAGAAATGCAGTATGACCGGTTGGCCGCGCATTTTTCGCGGTATCTCAACCTGAAACTTCTCTTTGATATTGCCGGGTTCGGCGGGAGGGAGTGGCGCAATGAATGA